In Phlebotomus papatasi isolate M1 chromosome 1, Ppap_2.1, whole genome shotgun sequence, the following proteins share a genomic window:
- the LOC129808684 gene encoding uncharacterized protein LOC129808684 — protein sequence MEGSEEKPEISDTATSVYDSHPPLLPLIEDIKHMPFLWYRKHRDFNNTPVKDAEYERLGLRHNMTGIEAKAKVKYLREMYSKERKLLLNQEIFGQKNNVWKYFKHLDFLEVNYSKSFSEEKAEKELGLATVKKQEPSPEPLEPEVILSPPQKKLKVPVVPVKPPVISTGARRGRPPKNRVTPVAPPPVSKNFDGFSSDDSEVMRLSPVSCPSPSILNRVSVHPESTAILQFIKATTETMSTKNTSAAAYLDYLRIKFEEKRISDSKFQEFVDWTTNFVKTL from the exons ATGGAAGGATCTGAAGAAAAACCAGAAATTAGTGATACTGCTACTAGTGTATATGACTCACATCCTCCTCTGTTGCCTCTAATTGAAGATATTAAACACATGCCCTTTCTCTGGTACCGCAAGCACAGGGATTTCAATAATACTCCTGTGAAAGATGCGGAATACGAAAGGCTTGGTCTTCGGCACAATATGACTg gaatTGAAGCAAAGGCCAAAGTTAAGTATTTAAGAGAAATGTATAGCAAAGAAAGGAAATTGCTATTGAATCAGGAAATTTTTGGTCAGAAAAATAATGTCTGGAAGTATTTCAAGcacttggattttttagaagtgaattattcaaaaagttttag CGAAGAGAAAGCTGAAAAGGAGCTTGGATTGGCCACAGTTAAGAAACAAGAACCATCTCCAGAACCGTTAGAACCAGAAGTCATACTTTCTCCTCCGCAGAAAAAACTGAAGGTCCCTGTGGTTCCTGTAAAACCACCAGTTATATCAACGGGAGCACGGAGGGGTAGGCCTCCTAAAAATCGAGTAACTCCAGTTGCTCCTCCTCCTGTCTCCAAAAATTTCGATGGGTTTTCTTCAGATGATTCTGAGGTCATGAGACTTTCTCCAGTCAGTTGTCCCTCTCCATCGATTCTCAACCGGGTCTCAGTGCATCCAGAAAGCACGGCTATCCTGCAATTCATCAAAGCCACCACGGAAACCATGTCCACGAAAAATACAAGTGCTGCAGCTTATCTTGATTACCTCAGGATAAAATTCGAGGAGAAGAGAATATCAGATagtaaatttcaagaatttgTGGATTGGACAACGAACTTTGTGAAAACACTTTAA
- the LOC129808655 gene encoding uncharacterized protein LOC129808655, which translates to MEPRRDLLRNPSEIRNIIKDFKDRPMLWDMSHEHYYNVIEKQKELQSFAEKYNTTEKELSNKLRYLKKTYTDERFERRRPSTANRCPWRYFADMNFLEKNFEMIKKLPKGIRIAPVPKNNPQPRIKIKRPADLLAPIAQPPNAEPPAKRPKTAPNRTLSEFEDSKDSEDSLDSEELFSLSPISRCASPTYLDRLTTDPKEKSIALKFIHDTSDILSAKKSSLSAFFDFIKIKFDEKNISKEKFEEFVHWTTDFVDKLDMF; encoded by the exons ATGGAGCCAAGAAGGGATCTGCTGAGAAATCCCTCAGAAATTAGGAATATCataaaagattttaaagatAGACCAATGTTGTGGGATATGTCTCATGAGCATTATTACAATGTAATTGAGAAGCAGAAGGAATTACAAAGCTTCGCTGAGAAATACAACACAACAG agaaagAACTATCTAACAAGCTTCGGTACCTAAAGAAAACTTACACTGACGAAAGGTTTGAAAGGCGGAGGCCCAGTACAGCTAATCGTTGTCCTTGGCGATACTTTGCGGATATGAACTTTCTGGAGaagaattttgaaatgattAAAAAACTTCCGAAGGGCATACGCATAGCACCTGTACCAAAAAATAACCCTCAGCCACGTATCAAAATCAAAAGACCAGCAGATCTACTGGCACCAATAGCTCAACCTCCAAATGCCGAACCTCCAGCTAAGAGGCCAAAAACTGCTCCCAATAGGACCCTAAGTGAATTTGAAGATTCCAAAGATTCTGAGGACTCCCTCGATTCAGAGGAGTTATTCAGCCTTTCCCCAATTAGTCGTTGTGCATCTCCTACGTATCTGGATAGGTTGACAACAGATCCTAAGGAAAAATCTATCGCTCTGAAGTTCATACACGATACATCAGATATTTTATCAGCTAAAAAATCTAGTTTATCAGCCTtctttgatttcattaaaatcaAGTTTGATGAGAAGAATATTAGCAAGGAAAAATTCGAGGAGTTCGTACACTGGACAACGGATTTTGTTGATAAGCTTGATATGTTTtag
- the LOC129808694 gene encoding uncharacterized protein LOC129808694, translated as MKSVISIIVSCFLAVVAMADDELTGSPMYCQDLNPQSHLDIEQIMGLWYGSEIYTHHDNEERDLVYNTCVVIHLAEVTHEITTERSPRPGEYGYGNTYRNRNSRQNYRYLKLNWEEKEKLLEYTIRLNSSRRGFWITSAPHGGSPFELEHGSFSGTVQVMKAVGDHLVLTFCQHYPTGTLFSIVLSRRPNTLTFEDIQSVRNLLKRRGLPTTNVRKVCRNGSRRLDGALSNSLLLLLATLPALTKLLAF; from the exons ATGAAGTCAGTGATCAGTATAATTGTGTCATGCTTCCTGGCCGTGGTAGCCATGGCGGATGATGAGCTAACAGGATCACCGATGTACTGCCAAGATCTCAATCCGCAGAGTCACTTGGATATTGAGCAA ATCATGGGTTTGTGGTATGGCAGCGAAATCTACACACACCATGACAATGAGGAGCGTGATCTGGTGTACAATACCTGCGTGGTGATCCATTTGGCAGAAGTAACACACGAAATTACTACGGAGAGGAGCCCACGACCTGGAGAATATGGCTATGGGAATACCTACCGCAATAGAAATTCCCGCCAAAATTATCGCTACCTCAAATTGAACTGGGAAGAGAAGGAAAAGTTGCTGGAGTACACAATTCGTCTGAACTCTTCACGCCGAGGCTTCTGGATCACATCAGCACCACATGGCGGGAGTCCATTTGAGCTGGAGCACGGCAGCTTCAGTGGTACTGTGCAGGTGATGAAGGCTGTAGGAGATCATCTGGTGCTGACTTTCTGCCAGCACTACCCCACTGGAACACTCTTTTCCATTGTCCTCTCGCGTCGACCCAACACCCTCACGTTCGAG GATATCCAGAGTGTGCGAAATCTCCTGAAACGACGTGGACTACCTACAACAAATGTGCGGAAAGTGTGTAGAAATGGTTCGCGGCGCCTCGACGGCGCTCTCAGCAACAGCCTCCTCCTTCTCCTGGCCACCCTACCAGCCCTAACAAAATTGCTGGCATTTTAG